One Streptomyces sp. NBC_00223 genomic window carries:
- a CDS encoding DUF6087 family protein: MGKHRRPGPPNQPSRATPHVDPADPFTPYEKRRRPPLDQYRRDRPLHGGAGHLRPDEPRALEEWDGFTYTPAGTAPDLATAQAWVHALEFGTVDGEE; encoded by the coding sequence ATGGGCAAGCACCGCCGACCCGGGCCACCGAACCAGCCGTCTCGCGCCACCCCGCACGTCGACCCCGCCGATCCCTTCACGCCGTACGAGAAACGGCGCCGCCCGCCCTTGGATCAATATCGCCGCGACCGACCGCTGCACGGCGGTGCCGGCCACCTCCGGCCCGACGAGCCCAGGGCCCTGGAGGAGTGGGATGGCTTCACCTACACCCCTGCCGGGACGGCGCCCGACCTCGCGACGGCCCAGGCATGGGTGCATGCGCTGGAATTCGGCACTGTGGACGGCGAGGAGTAG
- a CDS encoding Tat pathway signal protein, protein MASRTSNPHLALWIAATGLSHGEIARRVAAEAVRQGHRQITPDATRVRRWIDGERPRPPVSALLAAVLSETVGQPLTPGDLGLTAAGAVLDTIQVPLLTEAAAQTLAGWTQMDLFMDRRETLKLAVGAPLILAAERMLGGIARPLNRAQQGFGTDTVTALEEVTAFFTRADATKGGGLYRSAIVAQLAEVARRIQDGVPAGLRARVFAATADLAALAGWVSHDCGRYATAQRYWSYGIYAAGEAGQRDRGVEIVTRMSHQMIYLGRPRDALGLLEVAAAKADRPAVKALLASQTGRVHAALGDEHQAETHLGTADDLLADGLGEVPPWVAYFDAAEHAGARAVSARDLAALGRPHSPASVYFHDALELRAPGFDRVRVMDRVGLAAALFDEGEVEQAATAAQRTLDDAARIDSALVASRLNTLLDAIRPYRSPLVEEVRGRARDLTAARPTTVAA, encoded by the coding sequence GTGGCCAGTAGGACCAGCAACCCGCACCTCGCCCTGTGGATCGCCGCGACCGGCCTGTCCCACGGCGAGATCGCCCGTCGGGTCGCCGCCGAAGCGGTTCGCCAAGGTCACCGCCAGATCACCCCGGACGCCACCCGCGTCCGCCGCTGGATCGACGGCGAACGCCCCCGCCCTCCGGTGTCCGCTTTGCTCGCCGCCGTGCTCTCCGAGACGGTCGGCCAGCCGCTCACTCCCGGTGATCTCGGCCTCACGGCGGCCGGAGCCGTTCTGGATACGATCCAAGTCCCGCTGCTGACCGAAGCAGCCGCCCAGACTCTGGCCGGATGGACGCAGATGGACCTGTTCATGGACCGCCGAGAAACCCTCAAGCTCGCTGTTGGAGCCCCGCTGATCCTCGCCGCCGAGCGGATGTTGGGTGGCATAGCCCGGCCCTTGAACCGGGCCCAGCAGGGATTCGGCACCGACACCGTCACCGCGCTCGAAGAGGTCACCGCGTTCTTCACCCGAGCCGACGCCACGAAGGGCGGCGGACTGTACCGCTCCGCGATCGTCGCCCAGCTCGCCGAAGTCGCCCGCCGCATTCAGGACGGCGTTCCGGCCGGCCTGCGGGCCCGGGTCTTCGCCGCGACCGCCGACCTGGCCGCGCTCGCCGGATGGGTCAGCCACGATTGCGGCCGGTATGCGACGGCACAGCGCTACTGGAGCTACGGCATCTACGCGGCGGGCGAGGCCGGGCAGCGCGACCGAGGGGTGGAGATCGTCACCCGCATGTCGCACCAGATGATCTACCTCGGTCGCCCGCGCGATGCCCTCGGCCTCCTCGAAGTGGCCGCTGCGAAGGCTGACCGACCTGCGGTGAAGGCCCTGCTCGCCTCGCAGACCGGCCGGGTGCATGCGGCCCTCGGTGATGAGCACCAGGCCGAGACGCATCTGGGCACTGCCGACGATCTTTTGGCAGACGGCCTGGGCGAGGTGCCCCCATGGGTGGCGTACTTCGACGCCGCCGAACACGCCGGCGCCCGTGCTGTCTCCGCCCGCGACCTCGCCGCACTCGGCCGTCCCCACAGTCCCGCGAGCGTCTACTTCCACGACGCGCTGGAGCTGCGGGCCCCTGGCTTCGACCGGGTCCGTGTCATGGACCGCGTCGGGCTGGCCGCCGCGCTGTTCGACGAGGGCGAGGTCGAGCAGGCCGCAACTGCTGCCCAGCGGACGCTGGACGACGCTGCCCGTATCGACTCGGCGCTCGTGGCCTCCCGGCTCAACACCCTGCTCGACGCCATCCGTCCTTACCGCAGTCCCTTGGTCGAGGAGGTCCGGGGACGGGCGAGGGACCTCACCGCCGCCAGGCCGACGACAGTCGCGGCCTGA
- a CDS encoding putative ATP-grasp-modified RiPP has product MATLAPEAPWAMRLVTDRLPVGPPPYAAVTLDGATQTARYTDAADQVVEMGRHGTNKTKGTASVSGGGDGQNPQPQSQDDNTTDYESD; this is encoded by the coding sequence ATGGCGACGCTTGCACCCGAGGCTCCGTGGGCGATGCGGCTGGTCACCGACCGGCTGCCCGTGGGCCCACCGCCGTACGCGGCAGTGACCCTGGACGGAGCCACGCAGACCGCCCGCTATACCGACGCCGCCGACCAGGTGGTGGAGATGGGTAGGCATGGCACCAACAAGACCAAGGGCACTGCCTCGGTGTCCGGCGGCGGCGACGGGCAGAATCCGCAGCCGCAGAGCCAGGACGACAACACCACCGACTACGAGTCGGACTGA
- the tgmB gene encoding ATP-grasp ribosomal peptide maturase, whose protein sequence is MAPLVLVVTSLEDVTADLVIAALNKRDVPVARVDPADIGPGLSFGARIGAGVRAWGGRLRTTSREVELGEVAAVYYRRPTPYSARFAHLPAQQRDFATTEARHGLSGILHSLRGARHVNHPAAVSRADFKPAQLRRFAELGLIIPATLVTNDAEQARKFAAEHGRIIYKPFRGLPAGEDGHAGAIWAQRVDPDTFDDSLTVMPHLFQAEVPKTGDARVTVVGRQAFASRIEAPDSALDWRRGDWNNLIHTPVGVPAPIEAALHSYLASFGLAFGCFDFALTGDERLPESWTAIECNPNGQWGWLPEAPAITEAFADILSKKEATAHDHARRP, encoded by the coding sequence GTGGCTCCCCTCGTTCTGGTCGTCACGTCCCTGGAGGACGTCACCGCAGACCTGGTCATCGCCGCACTCAACAAGCGCGACGTGCCCGTTGCCCGGGTCGACCCGGCCGATATCGGGCCCGGACTGAGCTTCGGCGCCCGAATCGGCGCCGGGGTACGGGCATGGGGCGGGCGGCTGCGTACGACAAGCCGCGAGGTGGAACTGGGGGAGGTGGCGGCGGTGTACTACCGCCGCCCCACTCCGTACTCCGCCCGGTTCGCACACCTGCCCGCCCAGCAGCGCGACTTCGCTACCACCGAGGCGCGACACGGCCTCAGCGGCATCCTGCACAGCCTGCGCGGCGCGCGGCACGTGAACCACCCGGCCGCCGTCAGCCGCGCGGACTTCAAGCCCGCCCAACTGCGACGCTTCGCCGAACTCGGTCTCATCATCCCGGCGACGCTGGTCACCAACGACGCCGAGCAGGCGCGGAAGTTCGCCGCTGAGCACGGCCGCATCATCTACAAACCGTTCCGCGGCCTGCCCGCAGGTGAGGACGGGCACGCCGGAGCGATCTGGGCCCAGCGCGTCGATCCGGACACCTTCGACGACTCGCTCACCGTGATGCCGCACTTGTTCCAGGCCGAGGTCCCCAAGACCGGCGACGCACGGGTCACCGTGGTCGGGCGGCAGGCGTTCGCCAGCCGGATTGAGGCGCCGGACAGCGCCCTGGACTGGCGCCGAGGCGACTGGAACAACCTCATCCACACACCGGTCGGCGTCCCGGCGCCGATCGAGGCCGCGCTGCACAGCTACCTGGCCTCGTTCGGCCTGGCCTTCGGCTGTTTCGACTTCGCCCTCACCGGAGACGAACGGCTGCCCGAATCCTGGACGGCCATCGAATGCAATCCGAACGGGCAATGGGGCTGGCTGCCCGAAGCCCCGGCCATCACCGAGGCGTTCGCCGACATCCTGAGCAAAAAGGAAGCGACGGCCCATGACCATGCCCGCCGACCTTGA
- the tgmC gene encoding ATP-grasp peptide maturase system methyltransferase has product MTMPADLETDAARLREAMTKSLATDGVLADPAWHQAVETVPRHRFVPGFYLPANERDGQGMTVWEPVTAELDYGRWLAAAYSDTTLITQFDGAEVDWKQPTVRHGGAPTSSSTLPSLVLRMWADADITEGNTVLEIGTGTGYSTALACERLGSANLTSIEVDPHRLGTAANALFGLGYTPTLAVADGLYGYWPETPFDRIVAACSFRAVPPALISQTRPGGKILLTLSGWLYGFARVLLTVGGDGTAEGPLLSGTVSFMSARTHAAPAFGNPAHWAAGLPETGRKSKHSPERITAATEEAFHLRFLAQSASPNAQMTTVGEVVHLVDVITGSAATLTPSDGTWQVRQGGPVKLWDRIETVLSAYDAAGRPGPETFRLHLDDGGQHLRHPQMPDLPLPRP; this is encoded by the coding sequence ATGACCATGCCCGCCGACCTTGAGACCGACGCGGCCCGCCTGCGCGAGGCCATGACGAAGTCCCTCGCCACGGATGGCGTTCTCGCCGATCCGGCTTGGCACCAGGCGGTCGAGACGGTGCCCCGGCACCGGTTCGTGCCGGGCTTCTACCTGCCCGCCAACGAGCGTGACGGGCAGGGGATGACCGTGTGGGAGCCGGTCACCGCCGAGCTCGACTACGGCCGGTGGCTGGCTGCCGCATACTCCGACACCACGCTGATCACCCAGTTCGACGGCGCCGAAGTGGACTGGAAGCAGCCGACCGTCCGACACGGCGGGGCCCCGACCTCGTCGTCCACCCTGCCGTCGCTCGTGCTGCGGATGTGGGCGGACGCGGATATCACCGAGGGGAACACGGTGCTGGAGATCGGCACCGGGACCGGCTACTCCACCGCGCTCGCGTGCGAACGCCTCGGTTCCGCCAACCTCACGAGCATCGAGGTGGACCCGCACCGCCTGGGGACGGCGGCGAACGCACTGTTCGGCCTGGGCTATACCCCCACGCTCGCTGTCGCCGACGGGCTGTACGGGTACTGGCCCGAGACACCCTTTGACCGGATCGTGGCCGCGTGCTCCTTCCGCGCCGTCCCTCCGGCCCTCATCTCCCAGACCCGGCCCGGAGGGAAGATCTTGCTGACCCTCAGCGGCTGGCTCTACGGATTCGCCCGAGTCCTGCTGACCGTCGGGGGCGACGGCACTGCTGAAGGACCACTGCTGAGCGGCACCGTCTCCTTCATGTCCGCGCGCACGCATGCCGCCCCGGCGTTCGGGAACCCCGCCCACTGGGCCGCCGGCCTCCCCGAGACCGGTCGCAAGTCGAAGCACAGCCCGGAGCGGATCACCGCCGCCACAGAGGAAGCCTTCCATCTGCGGTTCCTCGCCCAAAGCGCGTCACCGAACGCACAGATGACCACGGTCGGCGAGGTGGTGCACCTCGTCGACGTCATCACCGGATCCGCCGCCACCCTCACCCCAAGCGACGGCACCTGGCAGGTACGACAAGGCGGCCCGGTCAAGCTGTGGGACCGCATCGAAACGGTCTTGAGTGCCTACGACGCGGCGGGGCGACCGGGCCCGGAGACGTTTCGGCTGCACCTCGACGACGGCGGGCAGCACCTGCGCCACCCACAGATGCCCGACCTCCCTCTGCCGAGGCCCTGA
- a CDS encoding lantibiotic dehydratase: MSSDWGAASGLPFLPSLRYGRSILAPAHWRPHPADLPGSTAPPGDWG; encoded by the coding sequence ATGTCCTCCGACTGGGGCGCCGCCTCCGGCCTGCCGTTCCTGCCCTCCTTGCGCTACGGCCGCAGCATCCTGGCCCCCGCCCACTGGCGCCCGCACCCGGCTGACCTGCCTGGTTCCACGGCGCCACCGGGCGACTGGGGGTAG
- the egtD gene encoding L-histidine N(alpha)-methyltransferase, whose translation MSESRFTLDDRLPAGYFTDTLHADVRGGLGSAPRTLPPKWFYDKRGSELFERITELPEYYPTRAEHEILTRRAPEIAALTRASTLIELGSGSSRKTRLLLDALTAGGSLRRYAPLDVSASALEEAGRAICRDYPELRVTATVADFESGIELSDEPGPRVLAFLGSTIGNFDTVQRQVFYRTLSLTLSSDDVLLLGADLVKDPDVLVRAYDDAEGITAEFNRNVLHVLNHELGADFAPDAYEHVALWNADEERIEMRLRARAPQTVKIPDLDLSLDIAAGEDLRTELSCKFRRDALTAELKEGGFTVRHWWTDSASRFALLLAVPN comes from the coding sequence ATGTCCGAGAGCCGCTTCACCCTCGACGACCGGCTGCCCGCCGGTTACTTCACCGACACCCTCCACGCCGATGTCCGCGGCGGCCTCGGCTCGGCTCCGCGCACGCTGCCGCCGAAGTGGTTCTACGACAAGCGCGGCAGCGAGCTGTTCGAGCGGATCACCGAACTGCCCGAGTACTACCCGACGCGGGCCGAGCACGAGATCCTGACCCGCCGGGCGCCCGAGATCGCCGCGCTGACCCGGGCGAGCACCCTGATCGAGCTGGGCTCGGGGTCCTCCCGCAAGACGCGGCTGCTGCTGGACGCGCTGACGGCGGGCGGCTCGCTCCGGCGGTACGCGCCGCTGGACGTGAGCGCGTCCGCGCTGGAGGAGGCGGGCCGGGCGATCTGCCGCGACTACCCCGAGCTGCGGGTGACCGCGACCGTCGCCGACTTCGAGTCCGGCATCGAGCTGTCCGACGAGCCCGGGCCGCGGGTGCTCGCCTTCCTCGGCAGCACCATCGGCAACTTCGACACCGTTCAGCGGCAGGTCTTCTACCGCACCCTGTCACTCACCCTGAGCAGCGACGACGTGCTGCTGCTCGGCGCGGACCTGGTCAAGGACCCGGACGTCCTGGTCCGCGCCTACGACGACGCGGAGGGGATCACGGCCGAGTTCAACAGAAACGTCCTGCATGTCCTCAACCACGAACTCGGCGCGGACTTCGCACCCGACGCCTACGAGCACGTCGCCCTGTGGAACGCGGACGAGGAGCGCATCGAGATGCGGCTGCGCGCCCGCGCCCCGCAGACCGTCAAGATCCCCGATCTCGATCTGTCGCTCGACATCGCGGCGGGCGAGGATCTGCGCACGGAGCTGTCCTGCAAGTTCCGGCGGGACGCGCTGACGGCGGAGCTGAAGGAGGGGGGCTTCACGGTCCGCCACTGGTGGACCGACTCCGCCTCACGCTTCGCCCTGCTCCTGGCGGTCCCCAACTAG